In the genome of Candidatus Electrothrix rattekaaiensis, the window AGCTCTAATCCCTGCCGCTCAAGGGCGCGGTAAAAATCCGAATCTCCTCCTGCACTCCGGCTGCCGGGCTGCACTCCGGTAAGGCTGACATCAGCGGTTAACGAGGAATGTCCCTTGATCGTGATTTTCTGCGGTCTGATATTCTCCCCTGGACTGGGACCGGCAGATCGGGTCGTCCTGGTCGGCGGGGTTTCCGGCGGGGCAGTACGCCTGCCATCACGCATTACGTCGCGACCAGCAGCTGCTTGAACAGGTTGCCCGGTCGATACGGGTATTTTTTGATCAACAACAATAAAATCTTCCGCGCTCACCTGAGCAAGCTGTCGTACCAGAGTGACGCGGATGGTCTTGGTGAACCATTCATTTTTATATTTCTTCTGTTTCTTGCCTTGTGTGAGACCTCGCCCTCCCCCTTTCTGGATATGGCCTATCTTTATGCCGTCCTGTTCCAGAAGAAAATCGTCAATCCGCTCGGTGCTGACAACCAATTTGAAAGCATGGGCAGCTTGATCACCTTCTTCCTCTTCCAGACTTAATGTGAGTTCAGGCTCGCCATCTATGAGCAATTCAAACAGCTCATCGGTCGGTTCAATCCGTTCGTTGTAAAGAACCTGGACACCAAAGTCATCGGAAAAATAGGCTAAGGCAAAGTGGAGGGGCTGCTTTGTTCGGTTATCTGCCCGCAGCTTAAAGGTCATTTCTCGCCATTCATCTTCCTCCTTGACGATATCAAAGGTGATCTCATCTTCAGCAAAAGGAGCTTCCGTACCGTTCTCAAGGCACTCCACTAACTCGAATTGAATAGCGTCCCTATCCATCCGGGTAGAGTTGTTCTGCAAGGCAATCGCCCGATCCCAGGTGGCAATCCGCTGTACAATCGAAAAAAGGTACTCAGCAGCAACAAAGGTATATCCCTCTGCACCCTGAAGTAAGCGGCCATCAACCCCCTCAAGAAGCAGCAACTGATCATTCTCCGCCACAAGCGTATACGCACACTCCACCGCAAAATCTGTGCTCAAAGCAAAGCCAAAGGCTCGATTATCCACAGAGGCAAAACAATCAAGCACTATCTTGACACCCTGTTCTTCTCCGCTCAGGCCGACCTGCAAGGGCGGCACCGGCAAAGAAGTAATCCGAGCCTGGAGCTGTTCTTCCTGATCAACGTCAAGATCCAATACATCTACCACACTCTCCTGTGGACCGACCTGAACGGCTTCAGCATGCCCAATTACTTCCTCTCCCCGATACAAAGCAAATTCGACAGCCTTGTCCGAGTCACTGGGCAGGCCATGCAGGGCTCCACACTGGGCCTTCCATGCATCTTCATCTTCTTTGAAATACACATGATAACTTCGGCTACCCGCAGAAGCAGCTTTATCAAGAAAACCGCTATAGGCATTAAAACGCTGGTAGGTCTCAAACTGCGGGGTCTGATTATCCGCATGGCGGCGGACCACCGTGCGAACCCGCATAAACAGGTCAGCATAGGTGATATCAGGGCCGGATTCCGCCAAGGCCTCCAGCAGAGTTTGGGTAAAGACGCCTTGGTGATTCTGCCCTTCCCAAGCCTTTTGCACCCGTTCACAGGCTGCCAGCAGGATATGCTGACTGGCAGGAAGAACCAAGGACTCTCCCTGTTGCAGCAGCTTGCTGTAATAGCCGTCCAGATAGCTGTCCAAAGCCCGTTCATCATGGATTTCATGGGTAACCCGAGGCCGGGCCTGGAGGAAGTCTTCTGCGCTCCGGGTGGCAGAACCGGAATGGCAGCAGTCCAGAAACACGGCAATATGCGGATCATTGCGGGCCACCTCTGCAAGCAACACAGCCAGCTCTTTATCTGCCAGATCAAAACCACCGCCCTCACGGCTGTCATAGCAGACTAAGCCCTCATCCCAGCCGTCAGGATAAAATCGTTTAAACTCTTTTGCGGCCCGGCAACGAGCACCGTGCCCGGAATAATGAAAGAACACCACATCATCTGCACCGGCTTTCCCCAGATGAGAACGAAACAATTTGATGATATTCTCTCGGGTGGCGTCGCTGTCAGTCAACGTTTCCAGACAGAGACTCTCCTTTGCGAACATATCAGTAAGACAGCTGGTTATGGCCTCAACATCGTTAAGGCAGCCCCGCAATTTACCAACTGTCGGCGAATAGTCGTCGATTCCGACCGATAAAGCATAAATTTTTCCCATAACAGCCTTCCTCCTTTCAATTATTTCAGCGTACAGCCCTTACCCAAATGGACAGAAAAGGCTAACAACTCACCTTCCCAAAAGCGTCATTTTCCTTTGTCCAGGCAATGTTATTTATGATTGTACTGGTTGTTTACCTGTTTAGTCCAGCCATTTTCTACGAACAACGAAAGCCCTTGCAAATTCCGTTGCAGGACACGACCAAATTCATACAATAAAAAAATCTGGAGCATGACAATGCTGGAAAGGAAGCTCAATTTTCCTTTGACAAACGAGAAAAATTCATAAAAAATAATCCCATGCAAGATAGATGAAATACACGGGATACGCCCCACAATACGTTACACCTCCTTTCAACACAACAGGCCGATATCCTACCTGAGGAAATCGCCCTCAACCAGAGTAGCTCTCATGACAGAATCATCGACTCGTGGATTACGGACAGGAAAGGATAAAACGATCAGGACAGATCCAGCTGAGTTTCGCAAAAATCACGCGGTCATCATCGGCATAGACCAATACAGCAACGGTATTTCTCCGCTGGCCACGGCAGGTAATGATGCCCGTAGGTTGGCGCAGATACTGGACGAGCAGTATGACTACAGCATCACCCTGCTGGTCGAAGAAGTCACCCGTTCACGCCTGCAATCCCTCTTTCAGGAGGAACTTCCCGAACAGGTTGACCCAAACGACCGTCTGCTGATCTATTTTGCCGGGCACGGGGTCGCCTTGGACGGCGAAAACGGCCCTGAAGGATACCTGATTCCTCAGGATGCTACCCTGGATGAAGACAGCTTTTGGCCTATGACCGAGCTCCATAAGGCCCTGGACGATCTGCCCTGCCGGCATATGCTGGCTATCCTGGACTGCTGTTTTGCCGGAGCCTTCCGCTGGTCCAGCACTCGTGACCTCCAGCCTCTGCCCTCTGTTATTTACCGGGAACGCTATGAACGCTTTCTCCGCGATCCGGCCTGGCAGGTGATTACCTCGGCGGCCTATAACCAGAAGGCTCTGGACACCCTGTCCGGCTATGTGGTGGGAACGCACGGCGTCGCGCAGGATGAGGAACAGCCGCACTCGCCCTTTGCTCTGTCCCTGTTCGAGGCCCTGCACGGAGCCGCTGATTCTACACCCAAAGACGGCGACGGCATCATCACCGCCACAGAACTCTATCTTTATCTCCGGGATCAGGTTGAGGTGAATGCTGAACAACTCATTGATCATCGGCAGACACCCGGACTCTGGCCCCTCAACAAACACCGGCAGGGTGAATTTATTTTTCTGCTGCCGGATTATGAGCTTGATCTGCCGCCTGCTCCTGATCTGACTGAGGAGAACAATCCCTATAAGGGCCTGTCCGCCTATGAAAAAAACGACAGCGAACTCTTTTTCGGGCGTACTGATTTGATCAAAGAACTGCAACAGCAGGTCGAAGAGCAACCCTTCACTGTGGTGCTGGGGGCCTCTGGGACGGGTAAGTCCAGTCTGGTCAAGGCGGGACTGCTGCCAGCCTTGAATAAGGAAGAGACCAACGAATCAGCACAAGAAGATAATTTTTCTCAAACCTCTTCCTGGTTCATTCTTGAAAAAGAGGTGGAACGTAACGGTAAGAAAAAGAAGAGAATCATGCGCCCCGGTACAAACCCGGCAGCAGCTCTGCGCAGCCTGCTCATCAATGATCTGCCCGGTGTACGACCAGAACGAAAGGAAGGAGCGACTCCTGCCGGAATGATCGGGCAATGGCGCAAAAAACATCCTGGGAAAAAACTCCTGCTGATCATTGATCAATTTGAAGAAATTATCACCCTGTGCCAAGAGGAAGAGGTAAGAGAGGATTTCATCGACGAGCTGATGCAGACTCTGGAAGAACATAGTGAGGTGCTCCGTGTTGTGCTCACCCTGCGTTCCGATTTTGAAGCCCAGATTTCTCAGAACTATCTCAAGGACTGGTGGCAGGAGGATAACCGTTTTGTGGTACCGCCCATGACCCAGAATGAACTACGCGAGGTCATTGAGCAACCTGCCTCAGTCATGGTGCTCTATTTCGAACCCCGCGAGCTGGTTGATCGGCTAATCAACGAGGTTATCCAGACTCCCGGTGCCCTGCCTCTGCTCTCCTTCACCCTCAGTGAACTGTATCGTCGTTATATTGAACGACAGAAGGATGTTGAGCAGCAGGACGGCAACCGTGCCCTGACTGAAGTTGATTACGAGGCCATCGGCGGAGTCATTGGCTCTTTGCGTCGTCGTATTGACAACGAATATGAAAAATTACCTGATGCGGCCCATAAGGAAGCCATGAAACGCATCATGCTGCGTATGGTTGCCTTTGAAGGAGGGGAGCTGACCCGGAGGCGGGTGCCGATCTGGGAGTTTGACTATCCTGATGCGGCGGAAAACGAGCGAGTGAAAGTAATTCTCGACCGACTCCTTCAGGTGCGCCTGATTGTCGGCGGGAAAAACGAAGATTCCAAAGGGGGAACCGAATCCTATGTTGAACCGGCCCATGATGCCTTAGTTGTCGCCTGGGACAAGCTGCTCAAATGGCGGGCCGAAGAGGCGGAGTCTATGCTATTGCAGAGACAGCTGACACGGGCGGCAGCGGATTGGGAAGGGAGTTCAGGGGAAAAAGAGGTAAAAGGGCTGCTTTGGGATAACAATCCAAGGTTATTGAGAACGCAGGAGATTCTCAGAGAGAAACGTTCCGGCACAACAAAGGTTGCAAAAAGAAGTGGTTTATTTCGAGGGCTGAAGCAGTTCTGGCGGGTTCTTTTTCCTTCATACAAGGATCTTGATCAGTACATCTGGTTAAATCAGGTTGAAACGGGCTTTGTTCGGCGGAGTATTGAGAGGAAGCAGAATTGGACGTGGGGTGTGACTGTATTTATATTGGCTGTTGTTGTTTCGTTGGCAAGTGCCGGGGGTATTGCGTGGCAGCAGAAAGGGAAAGCTGAATCAGAACTTGCCAAAGCAAACTATAACCTTGCCAAGGCGTTTGAGAACGAGGCGTTAGGAGCCTTAGAGAAGGTAGATAAAGATGGTCACAAGGCATATAAACAGGCAGTTCTCTTTACCTCGGCTGCCTTGGAACAACAGATAAAAGAAGGAAAGTCAGCTTTAAAATACAGTTCAAAAGGAAGACTCTTTGCTCCCAAAATATTTCATGGCGCCTTGACAGAACTATGGATTTCTCCATCTTTAAAACTGCATGACGATGGAGTAAGCAGCGTGACCTTCAGTCCAAACGGGGAAAAAATCGCTTCAGCTTCCTACGACAAAACTATACGACTATGGGATATTGAGACCGGCACTGAACTGGCAGTATTCAAGGGACATGAAGAAGCTATCAACAGCGTGGCCTTCAGCCCAGACGGAAAAAAACTGGCATCAGCTTCCAACGACAAAACTGTGCGGCAGTGGGATATTGAGACCGGCACTGAACTGGCAGTGTTCAAGGGACATGGAAAAGCTGTCAACAGCGTGGCCTTCAGTCCAGACGGAAAAAAACTGGCATCAGCTTCCAACGACAAAACTGTGCGGCAGTGGGATATTGAGACCGGCACTGAACTGACAGTGTTCAAGGGACATGAAAAAGCTGTCAACAGCGTGGCCTTCAGTCCAGACGGAAAAAAACTGGCATCAGCTTCCAACGACAAAACTGTGCGGCAGTGGGATATTGAGACCGGCACTGAACTGGCAGTGTTCAAGGGACATAAAGAAGCTGTCTACAGCATGGGCTTCAGTCCAAACGGAAAAAAACTGGCATCAGCTTCCGGGGATAACACCCTGCGGCTATGGGATATTCAGACCGAAAAAGAACTCACTCTATTTAAAGGAGATGTCAACTTTGCCAACTATAGTGACAAAAAAATTGCATTCAGTCCAGACGGCGGAGCACTAGCTGTTTCCAACGATAAGACATTGCGGGTATGGGATATTCAGACCAATACTGAACTGGCAGTATTCAAAGGACATGAAGAAGTTGTCAATAGCATGGTCTTCAGTCCAGATGGGAAGAAACTGGTATCAGCTTCCGACGACAAAACTGTGCGGCTATGGGATATTCAGACAGGCACTGAACTGGCAGTATTCAAGGGACATGAAGATGCTGTCAACAGCGTGGCCTTCAGTCCAGACGGAAAAAAATTGGTATCAGCTTCCGACGACAAAACTGTGCGGCAGTGGGATATTGAGACCGGCACTAAATTGGCAGTATTTAAGGGACATGAAGAAGCTGTCTACAGCATGGCATTCAGCCCCGATGGAAAAAAACTCGTTTCAGTTTCCGATGATATGGTGCAGCTATGTGATATTCAGACAGGAAAAGAATTCATTCAATTCAAGGGGCATGAGTCTTATGTCACCAGCGTGGCCTTCAGTCCAGACGAAAAAAAAATCGCTTTAGCTTCATATTATAAGACCGTGCAGCTATGGGATATTCAGACAGGCACTGAACTGGCAGTATTCAAGGGACATGAAGAAGCTGTCTACAGCGTGGCCTTCAGTCCAGATGGGAAGAAACTGGTATCAGCTTCCGACGACAAAACTGTGCGGCTATGGGATATTCAGACAGGCACTGAACTGGCAGTATTCAAGGGACATGAAGATGCTGTCTATAGCGTGGCATTCAGTCCAAACGGCAGAACAGTGGCGTCAGTTTCACAAAATTCTACCGTGCGGCTGTGGAATATTCCGACAGGCCCCGAGCTGGCAGTATTCAAAGGACATGGGGACAATGTTCAAAGCGTGGCATTAAGTCCAGACGGCAGAGTACTACTATTGGATTTTAGAGATAACACCGTGTGGCTTTGGAATAGGACCGGCAGTAACGAGGCAATATTTAATGGATATAAGCACTCTCTAATCAACGTGATATTCACTCAAGACGGCAGAGCGTTAGCATCAACTGAAAGTGGAGATTCTACCCTGCGGCTATGGGATATTCATACAGGAAAAGAACTCATTCAATTCAAGGGACACGAGTCTTATGTTAACGAAGTGGTATTAAGCCCAGATGGCAAAACACTGGCAGTAAATTTAAAGGATGAGCAGACCATGTGGCTATGGGATTTTCAAACAGGAAAAAGACGAGCTATATTTAAAGGTAAGGAGTATGGAAAGACTGTGGGAAGGGTAATATTCTGTCCCGACGGCAGAGCTTTGACATCAACTTCAAGTGAAGATGATTATACCCTGCGGCTATGGGATATTCATACAGGAAAAGAACTCATTCAATTCAAGGGACATGAGTCTTATGTTAACGAGGTCGCATTAAGCCCAGACGGCAAAACACTGGCGTCAGCATCATCTGATTATACCCTGCGGCTATGGGATATTCAGACAGGAAAGCAATTAGCAATATTCGAAGGGCATGAAGAATCTGTCGGAAGCGTAGTATTCTGCCTCGACGGCAAAACACTGGCATCAGCTTCATTTGATAATACTGTGCGACTATGGGATATTCAGACAGGAAAGGAACTGGCAATATTCGAAGGAGATGAAGAACCTGTCCAAAGCCTGATATTAAGCCCCGACGGCAAAACACTGGCGTCAGTTTCACAGGATTCTACTGTGCGGCTGTGGGATCTCAGGCCTTATATACTTTTCTGGCAGGATAACCATTCCACTCCTCTATACCGCAGCTTTATCCAAGGCGTTAAATTTCTCTGGCACGTCAAGCTGGACGGGCTTGAGTTTGTGCCAGATTACACCCGCACTTTGATTGCCCAGGACGGATATAACTTTGTCTATGATCCAAAATTCCGCCCTCTACTCAATCCCCCGCCCCCCGGCCAGAGCAAATTCGACCAAGTACTGGAATGGGCACAACAACAGGAAAAGGAGAAAAACAAGTGAGCCCCCATTGTTCGGCACACTCACACATCCCTCTGTGGTCGCATCAGCAATAAGGGTGCCAATAATCAAAAAGAGGGGCGGCACAACTGTCGGGAGTATAAGCACAAATCCCCAAACCGGAGCGACCCCGCGCTGCTCAACAAAGCAGTTTGTCTTCCTGCTCCAGCAACAGCTTAAAGAGGTGGCAGAATTCTTCCCAGGTCAGACTCTGGTTGATGCCGGGGCAAGACTCGCGAATGGTGCGGAAATTATTTTTATCGCTCAGGATGCTGGGGTGCAGCGGCCATTGACCGCACCGCCAAGGCCGTCCCACGTGTACGGTGCAACCGGTGTCCTCTGTGTAGAAAATACAGTGGTGATCCACAATTTTCATCTGTACCACCTTACCGGTTACCCGCCAGTATTTTTCTTTGATTTCCTGCCGGTTCATGCCCAATTCTGCGATCATCCGTTCCTGATCATCCTTATCCAGAGAGACCGTGGTTTCGCCTTGGCAGCAAGATCCGCAACGAGCGCAGGTAAAGATGTCAGAGAGCGTGACTTTTTCCTTTTTCATAATAGTTTTAAATGGTTATACCGGAATATCAGGAAAGGCTTTTGTTCAAGAATGGTAAAAAATGACGACAGGAGGCAGGCTAACAAGGCGTATTCATATGCTGTTATCTTTGTCTCATGTCTGAACGAAAACCCAGCATACTGCATTGAACAGTATGCTGGGAGCTACTTGTTGGAACTAATTCGGGTGTGGCTCTTTTAAAACAACTACCATTGATTTTATTAGAAAAACTACCATGGTACCCGTAACTAACTAACTGACTTTTCGTGACCGTCGAAGCAAAAGATCCACACCCAACTAATTCTCGGCAAGGCAGGGTGATTAACTTTTTTTCGCTGCAAACTCCGCCATAAAAGCGACAAGCTTTTCAACCCCTTCCTTGGGAAAGGCATTATAGATAGAGGCTCGACAACCACCAATGGAGCGATGTCCTTTCAGGCCGTCCAAACCCATGGCAGCGGCCTCGGCAATAAACTCGGCTTCCAGTTCCGGGGTGGGCAGGTTAAAGGTGACATTCATCAGGGAACGGGATGCCTTTTCCGCATGGCCCCGATAAAAATCATTCCCGTCAATAGCCTCATACAGCAAAGCCGCCTTTTCTTCATTAAGCTTTTGGATAGCCGCAACCCCGCCCTGCCCTTTCAGCCAAGTCAA includes:
- a CDS encoding caspase family protein translates to MTESSTRGLRTGKDKTIRTDPAEFRKNHAVIIGIDQYSNGISPLATAGNDARRLAQILDEQYDYSITLLVEEVTRSRLQSLFQEELPEQVDPNDRLLIYFAGHGVALDGENGPEGYLIPQDATLDEDSFWPMTELHKALDDLPCRHMLAILDCCFAGAFRWSSTRDLQPLPSVIYRERYERFLRDPAWQVITSAAYNQKALDTLSGYVVGTHGVAQDEEQPHSPFALSLFEALHGAADSTPKDGDGIITATELYLYLRDQVEVNAEQLIDHRQTPGLWPLNKHRQGEFIFLLPDYELDLPPAPDLTEENNPYKGLSAYEKNDSELFFGRTDLIKELQQQVEEQPFTVVLGASGTGKSSLVKAGLLPALNKEETNESAQEDNFSQTSSWFILEKEVERNGKKKKRIMRPGTNPAAALRSLLINDLPGVRPERKEGATPAGMIGQWRKKHPGKKLLLIIDQFEEIITLCQEEEVREDFIDELMQTLEEHSEVLRVVLTLRSDFEAQISQNYLKDWWQEDNRFVVPPMTQNELREVIEQPASVMVLYFEPRELVDRLINEVIQTPGALPLLSFTLSELYRRYIERQKDVEQQDGNRALTEVDYEAIGGVIGSLRRRIDNEYEKLPDAAHKEAMKRIMLRMVAFEGGELTRRRVPIWEFDYPDAAENERVKVILDRLLQVRLIVGGKNEDSKGGTESYVEPAHDALVVAWDKLLKWRAEEAESMLLQRQLTRAAADWEGSSGEKEVKGLLWDNNPRLLRTQEILREKRSGTTKVAKRSGLFRGLKQFWRVLFPSYKDLDQYIWLNQVETGFVRRSIERKQNWTWGVTVFILAVVVSLASAGGIAWQQKGKAESELAKANYNLAKAFENEALGALEKVDKDGHKAYKQAVLFTSAALEQQIKEGKSALKYSSKGRLFAPKIFHGALTELWISPSLKLHDDGVSSVTFSPNGEKIASASYDKTIRLWDIETGTELAVFKGHEEAINSVAFSPDGKKLASASNDKTVRQWDIETGTELAVFKGHGKAVNSVAFSPDGKKLASASNDKTVRQWDIETGTELTVFKGHEKAVNSVAFSPDGKKLASASNDKTVRQWDIETGTELAVFKGHKEAVYSMGFSPNGKKLASASGDNTLRLWDIQTEKELTLFKGDVNFANYSDKKIAFSPDGGALAVSNDKTLRVWDIQTNTELAVFKGHEEVVNSMVFSPDGKKLVSASDDKTVRLWDIQTGTELAVFKGHEDAVNSVAFSPDGKKLVSASDDKTVRQWDIETGTKLAVFKGHEEAVYSMAFSPDGKKLVSVSDDMVQLCDIQTGKEFIQFKGHESYVTSVAFSPDEKKIALASYYKTVQLWDIQTGTELAVFKGHEEAVYSVAFSPDGKKLVSASDDKTVRLWDIQTGTELAVFKGHEDAVYSVAFSPNGRTVASVSQNSTVRLWNIPTGPELAVFKGHGDNVQSVALSPDGRVLLLDFRDNTVWLWNRTGSNEAIFNGYKHSLINVIFTQDGRALASTESGDSTLRLWDIHTGKELIQFKGHESYVNEVVLSPDGKTLAVNLKDEQTMWLWDFQTGKRRAIFKGKEYGKTVGRVIFCPDGRALTSTSSEDDYTLRLWDIHTGKELIQFKGHESYVNEVALSPDGKTLASASSDYTLRLWDIQTGKQLAIFEGHEESVGSVVFCLDGKTLASASFDNTVRLWDIQTGKELAIFEGDEEPVQSLILSPDGKTLASVSQDSTVRLWDLRPYILFWQDNHSTPLYRSFIQGVKFLWHVKLDGLEFVPDYTRTLIAQDGYNFVYDPKFRPLLNPPPPGQSKFDQVLEWAQQQEKEKNK
- a CDS encoding caspase family protein, with amino-acid sequence MGKIYALSVGIDDYSPTVGKLRGCLNDVEAITSCLTDMFAKESLCLETLTDSDATRENIIKLFRSHLGKAGADDVVFFHYSGHGARCRAAKEFKRFYPDGWDEGLVCYDSREGGGFDLADKELAVLLAEVARNDPHIAVFLDCCHSGSATRSAEDFLQARPRVTHEIHDERALDSYLDGYYSKLLQQGESLVLPASQHILLAACERVQKAWEGQNHQGVFTQTLLEALAESGPDITYADLFMRVRTVVRRHADNQTPQFETYQRFNAYSGFLDKAASAGSRSYHVYFKEDEDAWKAQCGALHGLPSDSDKAVEFALYRGEEVIGHAEAVQVGPQESVVDVLDLDVDQEEQLQARITSLPVPPLQVGLSGEEQGVKIVLDCFASVDNRAFGFALSTDFAVECAYTLVAENDQLLLLEGVDGRLLQGAEGYTFVAAEYLFSIVQRIATWDRAIALQNNSTRMDRDAIQFELVECLENGTEAPFAEDEITFDIVKEEDEWREMTFKLRADNRTKQPLHFALAYFSDDFGVQVLYNERIEPTDELFELLIDGEPELTLSLEEEEGDQAAHAFKLVVSTERIDDFLLEQDGIKIGHIQKGGGRGLTQGKKQKKYKNEWFTKTIRVTLVRQLAQVSAEDFIVVDQKIPVSTGQPVQAAAGRDVMRDGRRTAPPETPPTRTTRSAGPSPGENIRPQKITIKGHSSLTADVSLTGVQPGSRSAGGDSDFYRALERQGLELLSFSRDSKTRGGAESILELNNIKGDEELKNDPLEIELDFGLAEEEYILPLTFDGEHILLAGEPEKDAEGKTLIHIDHIPEGIPDHRRSLGKALKLYFFKTYLKKDNVNLLRWVEFRKDGSVVRHQEGVADKVAAANNILLLIHGIIGDTEGIAQGLMQAKDVGGTSLDKKFDLVLTYDYENLSTKIEQTALKLKMQLHDVGLHDQDDKRLTLLAHSMGGLVSRCFIEKEAGNKIADHLVMCGTPNVGSPFGKIGSARNLTGVLTTWAMNFFVPFAPFGAGLLTVLGRSKKVTPTLEQMNPGSEFIQKLNAGDDPGIPYTVLAGDVRRYDTQNDGLMAKLIGKVGKGRLFEAMYDDAGHDIAVALDSIQGVPDVRQPVPVKEVVDCHHMNYFVSEAGLRALGEVEW
- a CDS encoding YkgJ family cysteine cluster protein — its product is MKKEKVTLSDIFTCARCGSCCQGETTVSLDKDDQERMIAELGMNRQEIKEKYWRVTGKVVQMKIVDHHCIFYTEDTGCTVHVGRPWRCGQWPLHPSILSDKNNFRTIRESCPGINQSLTWEEFCHLFKLLLEQEDKLLC